A stretch of Lathyrus oleraceus cultivar Zhongwan6 chromosome 6, CAAS_Psat_ZW6_1.0, whole genome shotgun sequence DNA encodes these proteins:
- the LOC127095425 gene encoding uncharacterized protein LOC127095425 → MTEAGDLANSENLRMKYFPSSLTKNAFMWFTTLPPNSIDTWPHLERLFHEQFYMGQTKISLKELASIKRKFTEPIDDYLNRFRLLKSICFTVVPEHELVEMAAGGANKNYKKERVAYVEFEDEESEISNDPYGLEEFEVDLAELKEAPPPYACKLLTPSNGRNPVETEKNDRFPKKTYTFDVTKCDEIFDILVKDGQMIVPHNTKIPLLEQRKKIGFSKYHNFLGYKTSQCFLFRDLIQNAIKDGRLKFTDKGRNQMKVDVDPLNIADKKLCLTCRNQHD, encoded by the exons ATGACTGAGGCAGGGGATTTGGCGAACAGTGAGAACCTAAGAATGAAATATTTCCCCAGTTCTTTAACGAAGAATGCCTTCATGTGGTTTACAACTTTGCCACCAAATTCCATAGATACTTGGCCTCATTTGGAGAGATTatttcatgaacaattctacatgggccAAACTAAGATAAGTCTTAAGGAATTAGCCAGTATTAAAAGAAAATTCACTGAACCCATAGATGATTATCTGAATAGGTTCCGTCTGTTGAAATCTATATGCTTTACAGTAGTGCCTGAACATGaattggtcgaaatggccgctggAGG AGCGAATAAGAATTATAAGAAAGAAAGGGTTGCTTATGTCGAATTCGAAGATGAGGAGTCTGAAATCTCTAATGACCCTTATGGTCTCGAGGAATTCGAAGTAGATTTGGCTGAATTAAAAGAAGCACCACCACCTTATGCTTGTAAATTACTTACACCTTCGAATGGCAGGAACCCTGTCGAAACTGAAAAGAATGATAGATTTCCTAAAAAGACTTACACATTTGACGTTACCAAATGTGATGAAATCTTCGATATATTAGTAAAAGATGGCCAAATGATAGTGCCTCATAATACCAAAATTCCTCTGTTGGAACAACGGAAGAAAATAGGCTTCTCTAAATATCACAATTTTTTAGGCTATAAAACCTCACAAtgctttcttttcagggatctcaTTCAGAATGCAATTAAGGATGGCCGCCTCAAGTTCACTGACAAGGGGAGAAACCAGATGAAGGTTGATGTTGACCCCCTCAACATTGCTGACAAAAAATTATGTTTAACCTGTCGAAATCAACATGATTGA